A section of the Virgibacillus sp. NKC19-3 genome encodes:
- a CDS encoding metallophosphoesterase family protein, producing the protein MRVAAIYDIHGNFFALEAVLQEIRDSNVEKVIVGGNLAWGPEPRQVMDLLFDYKEVFTFIKGNADREVAHRYGKEKGLDDFVTDMNHWCADQLTDEQLHFLKNLPEKEEIEMAGLGKVLFVHGSPRSDEEAIRLNTTDSELGSMLENVEQDIIVCGHTHIQFDRRVGEKRVVNAGSVGLQSRASGACWVILGDEIDFRVTAYDTQSASERILQSNSPYKEEFADHYVNPPYEGP; encoded by the coding sequence ATGAGGGTAGCAGCTATTTATGATATTCATGGAAACTTTTTTGCTCTCGAAGCCGTGCTTCAAGAGATAAGGGATAGCAACGTGGAGAAAGTAATTGTTGGAGGTAATTTGGCTTGGGGACCGGAACCAAGGCAAGTTATGGACCTTTTGTTTGATTATAAAGAAGTGTTCACTTTTATTAAGGGAAATGCAGACCGGGAAGTTGCTCATCGGTATGGGAAAGAAAAAGGGTTGGATGACTTCGTTACTGATATGAATCACTGGTGTGCGGACCAGCTAACAGATGAACAGTTGCACTTTCTTAAAAATTTGCCGGAGAAAGAAGAAATAGAAATGGCCGGTTTAGGAAAAGTCCTGTTTGTTCATGGATCACCTCGAAGTGATGAAGAAGCTATTCGATTGAATACAACCGATAGTGAACTTGGTTCAATGCTTGAAAACGTTGAGCAAGATATAATTGTTTGTGGACATACACATATTCAATTTGATCGCAGAGTAGGAGAAAAACGTGTTGTCAATGCGGGGAGTGTCGGTTTGCAGAGTAGGGCGAGCGGAGCATGTTGGGTTATATTGGGAGACGAAATTGACTTCAGAGTAACAGCCTATGATACGCAGTCAGCCTCAGAGAGAATTCTTCAATCCAATAGTCCGTACAAAGAGGAATTTGCAGACCATTATGTAAATCCTCCGTATGAAGGACCGTAA
- a CDS encoding HAD family hydrolase yields MIKAAIFDLDGTLLNRDESVKIFVDKQYKRLNKWLRHVAKDQYITRFIELDDRGHVWKDKVYQQLTNEFDISGLTWEELLQDYVRNFKDSCVPFPDLIGILKKLKHSGLVLGMITNGKGQFQMDNIRALEIQNYFETILISEWEGMKKPDPQLFKNASDELNVLPTECVFVGDHPEKDVKAAQNVGMKSIWKKDDQWNKVEADYVVEGLAKIPLIIDELNSR; encoded by the coding sequence ATGATTAAGGCTGCCATATTTGATTTAGATGGAACGTTGCTGAATCGGGATGAGTCAGTGAAGATATTTGTTGACAAGCAGTATAAACGTTTAAATAAGTGGTTAAGACATGTGGCAAAAGACCAATATATAACAAGATTTATAGAACTTGATGATCGAGGGCACGTATGGAAGGATAAAGTGTATCAACAGTTAACGAATGAATTTGATATTTCAGGATTGACCTGGGAGGAATTGCTTCAAGATTATGTGAGGAATTTTAAAGATAGTTGCGTTCCGTTCCCTGACCTCATTGGGATATTGAAAAAGTTGAAGCATAGTGGTCTTGTCCTTGGTATGATTACAAACGGCAAAGGACAATTTCAAATGGATAATATCAGAGCTTTAGAGATTCAAAACTATTTTGAAACAATCCTTATATCCGAATGGGAGGGTATGAAAAAACCTGATCCACAACTATTCAAAAATGCTTCAGATGAGTTAAACGTTTTACCTACTGAATGTGTTTTTGTTGGCGACCATCCAGAAAAAGATGTGAAGGCTGCCCAGAATGTTGGGATGAAAAGCATCTGGAAAAAAGATGACCAATGGAATAAAGTGGAGGCTGATTATGTAGTGGAGGGTTTAGCAAAAATACCTCTAATTATAGATGAATTAAATAGCCGATAA
- a CDS encoding DinB family protein has translation MDVKDIFLAQLNTFQENTWFVSLRNAIDGLTEEQANWKPNETNNSIFEEVNHLLFYNQRYLNRFKDIPNERNTDDNTFRNKAALDWNEAVQRLNTIMVEWKNVVEASDSDKLEEFAPELAHLTLHTTYHTGQILYIRKLQGSWNAKDGVKG, from the coding sequence ATGGATGTTAAAGATATTTTCTTAGCACAGCTAAATACGTTTCAGGAAAACACGTGGTTTGTATCGTTACGAAACGCTATTGATGGTCTAACGGAAGAACAAGCAAATTGGAAACCGAATGAGACAAATAACTCTATTTTTGAGGAGGTAAATCATCTCCTATTCTATAATCAGCGGTATTTAAATCGGTTTAAAGACATACCAAACGAAAGAAATACAGATGATAATACCTTTCGAAACAAAGCAGCATTAGATTGGAATGAAGCGGTTCAACGATTAAATACGATTATGGTGGAATGGAAGAATGTTGTCGAGGCATCTGACTCCGATAAACTCGAGGAGTTTGCACCTGAGCTTGCTCATCTGACCCTGCACACAACCTACCATACCGGACAGATCCTGTATATCCGAAAATTACAAGGATCATGGAACGCGAAAGACGGTGTAAAAGGATGA
- the ileS gene encoding isoleucine--tRNA ligase, with protein MKKANGSEAPSQRENRLKDLWENEGTFQTSITNREGNETFVFYEGPPTANGLPHAGHVLGRVMKDFIARYKTMQGYQVIRKAGWDTHGLPVELGVEKKIGISGKKEIENYGVENFIEECKKSVFDYEREWRTFTEAIGYWIDMDDPYITLQNEYMESVWYILSTIHKKGLLDRGHRVTPYCPSCQTSLSSHEVAQGYKDVKDLSATAKFKVYGTENEYFLGWTTTPWTLPANVALAVHKELNYLKVKQEGNVYIIAKNLVDQTMDGEYEIVSQHKGSELVGLSYVPPFNFFNINRGYEVIDADFVTDESGTGIVHVAPAHGEDDYQAMKAKGLDFINVVDEAGCYTDAIPPLAGEFAKDCDVKIIKMLAEQDVLFSKEKYEHSYPHCWRCDSPLIYYAMEGWFIKATAMKESVIANNESIHWHPEHMKHGRFGKFLENMVDWNIGRNRYWGTPLNVWICNNCDHQHAPESIQDLKDHAKSNVPKDLELHKPYVDEVILRCPVCQGDMERTKEVIDVWFDSGSMPFAQYHYPFENQALFEKQFPADVIAEGVDQTRGWFYSLLMVSSLFTGKPAYKRVLSLGHILDENGRKMSKSKGNVINPMELVEKYGADALRWSLLADSAPWNNKRFSANIVSQAKSKMVDTLVNIHAFFTLYAEIDQFNPDKHPQGEKSLLDKWVISRLHTVTKGVRKDLDHYDFTAAARELSNFVEQVSNWYIRRSRARFWSEGMNDDKLAAFHTLYEILRTTSKLLAPFMPFVTEDIHTNLTDESVHLADFPKPVEKLMNQELEQEMDGVLQVVELARHARNASNIKTKQPLSELTVVGDERYTSFLSNYRYIIEEEINVKQVYFKENAGGAVRYEITLNFPTAGPKLGKQVGIVQKELQQLNEEEAKKVVEQGYFETKTQTGDSLRIEKEDLRINQITRKETEMASNEYYAVFLNTKINDALYKEGLARELIRSVQQYRKELNLSVESRVNLTFDVSGSLKAVIEQYNGLLESNLLVKSITFNKTQGMKYVKLDKETVGMEITALT; from the coding sequence ATGAAGAAGGCAAATGGAAGTGAAGCACCTTCACAGCGTGAAAATCGGTTGAAGGATCTTTGGGAAAATGAAGGCACGTTCCAAACGTCTATCACCAATCGGGAGGGAAATGAAACTTTTGTATTTTATGAAGGGCCGCCAACCGCTAATGGACTTCCGCATGCTGGGCATGTTTTAGGGCGTGTGATGAAAGATTTTATTGCGCGTTATAAAACGATGCAAGGGTATCAGGTTATTCGTAAAGCGGGATGGGATACACATGGTCTCCCAGTTGAACTTGGTGTGGAGAAGAAGATTGGAATCTCCGGAAAAAAGGAAATTGAGAATTATGGTGTAGAAAATTTCATTGAAGAATGTAAGAAGAGTGTTTTTGATTATGAAAGAGAGTGGCGGACGTTTACAGAGGCGATCGGTTATTGGATTGATATGGATGATCCATATATAACGCTTCAAAATGAATATATGGAAAGTGTTTGGTATATCCTGTCCACGATTCACAAAAAAGGTCTGCTGGACCGAGGACATCGAGTTACGCCTTATTGTCCAAGTTGCCAAACCTCTTTAAGCTCGCATGAAGTTGCTCAAGGTTATAAAGACGTAAAAGATTTATCTGCAACAGCTAAGTTTAAAGTATATGGAACAGAAAATGAGTATTTTTTGGGATGGACCACAACACCATGGACACTGCCTGCTAACGTAGCTTTAGCCGTCCATAAAGAATTAAATTATCTTAAGGTAAAGCAAGAAGGTAATGTATATATTATTGCTAAAAACCTTGTAGATCAGACCATGGACGGTGAATATGAAATTGTTAGTCAGCATAAAGGCAGTGAGCTCGTTGGTCTTTCTTATGTCCCGCCATTCAACTTCTTCAATATAAATCGAGGTTATGAAGTAATAGATGCAGATTTTGTCACAGATGAAAGTGGTACAGGGATCGTTCATGTAGCACCTGCGCATGGGGAAGATGATTATCAAGCAATGAAAGCGAAGGGTCTCGATTTTATAAATGTCGTCGACGAAGCTGGTTGCTACACGGATGCTATTCCACCTCTAGCCGGGGAATTCGCGAAAGATTGTGATGTAAAAATAATAAAAATGTTAGCAGAACAAGATGTATTATTTTCCAAAGAAAAATACGAACACAGTTATCCCCATTGCTGGCGGTGTGATTCTCCCCTCATTTATTATGCGATGGAGGGCTGGTTTATTAAAGCAACTGCCATGAAGGAAAGCGTCATTGCTAATAATGAATCCATACATTGGCACCCGGAACACATGAAGCATGGCCGTTTTGGGAAATTCCTTGAAAATATGGTGGATTGGAATATAGGCCGTAATCGTTATTGGGGAACACCGTTAAATGTATGGATTTGTAACAATTGTGACCATCAACACGCACCTGAGAGTATTCAGGACCTTAAGGATCATGCGAAAAGTAATGTTCCTAAAGATCTAGAACTTCATAAACCATACGTGGATGAAGTTATCTTAAGATGTCCTGTTTGCCAAGGAGATATGGAACGTACAAAAGAGGTTATCGATGTGTGGTTTGATAGTGGTTCTATGCCATTTGCACAGTACCATTATCCATTTGAAAATCAAGCGTTATTTGAAAAACAATTTCCTGCTGACGTTATTGCTGAAGGGGTAGATCAAACCCGTGGCTGGTTCTATAGCCTGCTAATGGTATCTTCTTTATTTACCGGAAAACCAGCCTATAAACGTGTCTTATCACTCGGACATATTTTGGATGAGAACGGGCGTAAAATGTCAAAGAGTAAAGGTAACGTTATAAACCCAATGGAACTTGTGGAGAAGTATGGTGCAGATGCGCTGCGTTGGTCCCTTCTTGCCGACAGTGCTCCATGGAACAATAAACGTTTTTCAGCGAATATTGTTAGCCAGGCGAAGTCCAAGATGGTCGACACATTGGTGAATATTCATGCTTTCTTCACGTTATATGCAGAAATTGATCAATTTAATCCGGATAAGCATCCTCAGGGTGAAAAATCATTATTGGATAAGTGGGTGATCTCACGCCTTCATACCGTTACCAAAGGAGTAAGGAAGGATCTTGACCATTATGATTTCACTGCTGCAGCAAGGGAACTTTCCAATTTTGTTGAACAAGTTAGTAATTGGTATATCCGTCGTTCCCGTGCCCGTTTTTGGAGCGAAGGAATGAATGATGATAAATTGGCTGCCTTCCATACCTTATATGAGATATTAAGAACAACGAGTAAACTGTTGGCTCCATTTATGCCATTTGTAACGGAGGATATTCATACTAATTTGACCGATGAAAGTGTACACTTGGCTGATTTTCCTAAACCTGTAGAAAAGCTAATGAATCAGGAGCTTGAGCAGGAAATGGATGGGGTGCTACAGGTAGTGGAACTTGCTCGTCACGCTCGTAACGCATCCAACATCAAAACAAAACAACCACTTTCTGAGTTAACAGTGGTTGGGGATGAGAGGTATACGTCTTTTTTGTCGAACTACCGTTATATCATTGAGGAAGAGATTAATGTAAAGCAGGTTTATTTCAAAGAAAATGCCGGGGGAGCTGTTCGGTATGAGATTACATTAAATTTCCCAACAGCAGGACCAAAGCTTGGTAAGCAGGTAGGGATCGTTCAAAAAGAATTGCAACAATTAAATGAGGAAGAGGCCAAAAAGGTTGTAGAACAAGGTTATTTCGAGACAAAAACGCAGACCGGAGATTCATTGCGTATCGAAAAGGAGGATTTACGCATTAACCAAATCACCCGGAAGGAAACAGAGATGGCTTCCAATGAATATTATGCTGTCTTTTTAAACACAAAGATAAATGATGCACTTTACAAAGAGGGCCTTGCCCGGGAACTCATTCGATCTGTTCAACAGTATCGTAAGGAATTAAATTTATCTGTTGAATCTCGGGTAAATCTAACTTTTGATGTGAGTGGGTCGTTGAAAGCAGTAATCGAACAGTATAACGGGCTCTTAGAAAGTAACCTGCTGGTTAAAAGTATTACCTTCAACAAAACGCAAGGTATGAAATATGTGAAGTTGGATAAGGAGACGGTGGGTATGGAGATTACTGCTTTAACATGA
- a CDS encoding GNAT family N-acetyltransferase, giving the protein MHIRPYQERDKDSIISLSDRFSDIPFMEYRNREDMEQKQLELAKRAVASRTSDIFVVEDGDALLGYVELTTDRDYFTNDKVAYISAIAVTSAGEGKGIGKMLMDKAEKWCLDKECKQIVLDVFKANDHALHFYKHFGYEEEIVKMVKTLAR; this is encoded by the coding sequence ATGCATATTAGGCCATATCAGGAAAGGGATAAAGACAGCATAATCAGCCTATCTGATCGTTTTAGTGATATTCCATTTATGGAATATAGGAACCGGGAGGATATGGAACAAAAACAATTAGAGTTAGCAAAAAGGGCTGTCGCATCTCGTACATCAGATATTTTTGTGGTTGAAGATGGTGATGCGCTTCTAGGATACGTAGAATTAACAACAGACAGGGATTATTTCACAAATGATAAAGTAGCTTATATTTCAGCGATTGCAGTAACTAGTGCAGGTGAGGGTAAAGGAATAGGAAAAATGTTGATGGATAAAGCAGAGAAGTGGTGCTTAGATAAAGAGTGTAAACAAATCGTTTTAGATGTATTCAAAGCAAATGATCATGCACTTCATTTTTATAAACACTTCGGATATGAAGAAGAAATTGTGAAGATGGTTAAAACACTGGCACGATAG